DNA from Magnolia sinica isolate HGM2019 chromosome 19, MsV1, whole genome shotgun sequence:
AGTAATTCTTGATGCACTCATATTTTTTAATAAGATCCGTTACTTATCAATAAAGGGGCAAAACTGAAGAAGAAACTCAGGATACTGTTTATTCTCAAGGAACTATTCAAGGCTCATCTATGAATGATCTGTAGCACTGGATGATTTGTTGTAGTATGCCATCTGGCCTGTATGGTAGATAGCATCCCAGTACATTGGTTGTGAATTTTGCTGCATGTGATTTTTGGTTTGTTGATTATCTTCTATAATCATTCCTATAATTGTTTCTTCTGATATCTTGATCTGTCAACACGTTTGGTAAAGGCAGTTGCAGATGCTTGCAAAGTTTCTGCTACGTTTGTTTCAGAACTGACAGATTCTGAAGTGCCTGATGAACATGAAATGCTGTTCAATGAAGACCAAGAGTTACAGCAACTTATTGATGGACAAATATGCATGAAAGTTTATTCCTTTTCAAATGGTATTAGTATAATCCATAGCTTGATTTAACATGAAATACAATTTAGATTTTTATCAGTACACAAACTGTAATACATGGCGCTTTCTTTCAATTTTGCTGTTATTTATGTTAAGGACTGGATTTGCAGAGACAAATGCATCAAGTTCAGAAAGAAAGATTATATTATCCGGTTCATTTAATCCTTTGCATGATGGTCATCTCAAACTTTTGGAAGTCGCATCAAGGTATATGGATCTTGATCCACCTATCTTTTTTGgtttcatcaccatcatcatcatcattgtagttgtcgtcatcgtcgtcatcatcatcatcatcattgtagtCGTtgtcatcgtcgtcatcatcatcatcatagctgtGTCCCATCAATTTATTGTTGGCTTTATGTCCaatcatcaagatttgaaaatGTTTGACAACCCGCTTTTCACCTGACATCAGCCCTCAGCAATTGTCAAGCGATATCTTAATCATGTTCACTCTTTGGAAAAGCTACATAGGAATCACTGATGTATGAAATGTGAGCATGTCCACCTCTCTTTCACACTTACCGAAAACAGTGTAGATTCCGGTATTTGGAGACGTCACTAAAATGGAAAGATCCTGCATTGAGGTGTGTTGAGATTTCACTAAAATGGAAAGATCCTGTGTTGGGGTTTGTTTAAAATAGGTTCACATGGATGGGGTTAGGGTTTGTTGAAGAATGTTAAGAGTGGTTAGGGAGGAACTACGGTATTCAGAAAACTTCAGGAGAATGGGAGCTAGAATCATAGGATTGGGATGGGAGGGAGGGGGGCAgggagcaggggcattttcacaccgggctcgagtggagtagcatgtgggatgcggggacacactcggggtgggcggcccgtgtgaggcgggtggctcgtgtgatgtGGGGCTCACAAGGGGAgttcggccaaggacctaacccatgggatgtggggcctgggctatgagataaagggtttGATTCGCCATTCTCCATCAGTTAGTGGCTGGTGTTGGGAGTTCTAGAACTACCTGTTAAGTCTTCTTACACCTTGTTAGTGGCCGGTGTTGGGAGTGAGTGTAGGCTCTCAAAATACAACTGGGTTCATGTTCTCTCCTCTGGGATACTGACCCAGATACTCAATTTCCTAAATCTTTGAAAAGCCCGGCACATGCAAATATAGTTTACACATCAGTGTTAGCCTTATTATGCTCTTTCTTTGAAAAGTGAGGCACATGCAAATATAGTTTACACATCAGTGTTAGCCTTATTAGCTCTTTCTTTGAAAAGTGAGGCACATGCAAATATAGTTTACACATCAGTGTTAGCCTTATTATGCTCTTTTAATGAGCATTGGATACTATTACTGATTTTTTCTTTCCTATGCAGCATTTGTGGTGATGGTCTTCCATGCTTTGAGATTTCAGCAATTAATGCAGATAAACCTCCACTGACAGTATCTCAAATCAAAGATCGGGTTAAGCAATTCGAGAAAACTGGTAAGGTTTTATTCACATATTctgttcttttctcttttcttttccttttccttttccttttcattttgtgCCCAAGTTAATGGAATTGTTTGTTTTCTATTTGATTGCAAAGGTCTAATTTCATTCAAACTAGAGCCTCATTTCTTCCTATAAGTTGCAAATGCTGTTTCTCTTATCTGTTTCATGTTTTAGTGTCTTGGAACTACTAGTGAAGACtgatttctttcttccctttgaACCCCACTCCCCACCcatttttgtttccttttcctgACCTTTTGTTTCTATCTAATGAAGTTctttattaaaaaagaagaagatgagctTCATACAATTACACCAAACAATCCTCAGCAGAACCAAGAAACAGCTATTAATGCACCTCCAACAAACAACCCCTCCCTCTGAACACTACACCTTCAATTCCTTAGGAAATCTTGCAACATTGGGATTAAAACACTTCTGACACCATGTCTTCTCAGCCAGATTCCAAGACAGTTCTCAGAACTGAGATGGTCCAAAAACACAGCTGGTAGTGAATTTCAGACCCGTGAGTCAAGCTCATAAAAGAACAATCTAAGAAATTAAACTAAATTcactatataattttttttattatatattaaaGATCAATAAATAGTAGCAGGCCCTGAACTGGTTTTAGAGTCCATGTGGGAGTGCTGGCTTCATCCGTTTGTATTGGCAAGGGTGTCAGGTACAGCTATTGATCTAGTTGTTGGACTCATTTGACCCCCAAAGCCTAGGGTATGTGGATGGCTATATATTTAagattttataaaacttttatcAGTAAAAcgtttttaaaataatttgattatttcTTAAAGATATGTTTTtattgtcaaacaaccatttactctaaaagcttaagctgtcaaagtgttgtgtatcaatgtatatcaagggactttatcattCCAACACCCCCCGCACGTGCAgggtgggaactccgcacgggaacatactgacgagggtggagggacactcacaccatgaataggccgggcttgatttccCGGTCCCTGGGTTGCACCTGATTTTCCtaaccccccgtgggagaataatatattagcgaggcatatttgctgctctcgagattcgaacataggaccttttgctctgataccatgtcaaacaaccatttactttaaaagcttaagctgtcagagagtggtgtatcaatgtatatcgagGGACTTTATTATTCCAACATTTATAAAATCTAATTGctattttaatataaaatattttggTATTGCTGAATCATATCCAACATGGACCCCATACTGTAACCATGAAGTACCATATCAGATGCAAATGTTCCTCAGATTTGAATAATCCACAGAGACTACAATTGACAGGGGAAGCATTTGATCCATCTGATCATCCCCACCTATCATTTCACTTAAGAGCAAGATTTTAAAATCTGCTTTTGTGTAACTGTTATGGACAGTGTGAGAAATATCTTTTATGGTGATTACAATGTTGGGCTGGCTTGGACCGAGCCCTGGTTGTGAACTAAAAAATCAGTCTTGGGCTGGCTGGTTCCTCCAGCCAAATACTCAACCAACCAATGTGAGAAGTTTGGGCTGGGCTGATTTTTGTCAGGCCTTCAGGCACATAAGCCAAATTGAGCCAGTTAGTCATCAATCCTAACCTCAGGCCATGGCCTAACACTCAGCCTATAGGATCGGCTGAAAACTAGCCCAAAACAGGTTGTGGACTTGGCCTGGGCCAGAGCGAGCTGAGCCCAGTTCCTACCCTATGATCATGTATGCAGTTTACCTCttgcatttttctattttcttaattGTGTCTATGAATCATctactatcattttttttttcagtgtgcCTTTTGTAAATTGAATGACAATCAAGTATATCTATACACTAGAACAAATTTGTAGTGATGGTATAGATCATTTATTTACACATGCAAAACTCTTGTTTGCTATCTCATGCTATTTAAAAATGGCAGGAAAGACGGTGATTATTTCCAATCAGCCTTATTTTTACAAGAAAGCAGAACTGTTTCCTGGCAGTGCTTTTGTAATTGGCGCAGACACGGTAGCGAGGCTCATCAATGTGAGGAATCTCTACTCATCATAGAATGCATATTGCTTAATATGTCATGTGCATGTATGATGAGAGACAATGGGACACATGCCATGCACCTCGTGTGATGCATGTACAAACTAAAGATGGAGTGCATGTGTACTATTACTTGTCATGTACATGATCTTttgatgcatcatgcatggtatTCATGTCTTCTAGATTCAATAGTGCATGTTATGCATGCCGTGCAATCCACTTATATAGTTGCCTCCCCACATGCACACAATTTCCAACCAAGTCCAACCAGTTCTGGTCTGTGGGCAACTCACATCAACAGATACTTAATACCATGCTAAGTACATTGCTGCTGTTATTGTTGACACGCATTTGGTGCCTTAGGATCATCATTTATGTTGCCTCCTTCCCTGCCTACGTGGTTTTGGTGAATAGTTTAGGAGTTGACACTTTGTTTATGAACCtgttggtgaaaaaaaaaaaatctttgtgaGTGGAGTTGAATTTGCTCTCTAGGGATTGTGTTAGAGGGGTATTGTTGTCATGTTGGAAATGGTGTCGATTGTATTGGAGGCAATATTGGCAAGATAGAATAGTGCCTAGACCTCTCCGTTAGCCGTTGGGAGTTAGACGTCTCATGTAGCCATTGTTGGCGTCATGGGTTGACCATGAGAGGCAGTGGCGTCATATAGTCGATAAGCAAGGATGATTCGTAATAAAGATATCGGAATTCCTTGGTTGAATTGAGGAATTGTTGTTGTCCTTAAACGGGTTATTGAATGTTCCAAACCCTACTTCATGAATGCAAATGATTACCAAGTCCCCCCAAAGATCACGGTGTTCGGATGGCTGGTGGGCAAGAGGAAAGTTCTAACGGTCGATAACCTCAGAAAAAGAGGAATGATCATTACCAACATCTGCCTatgctgtatgccccacgaagaAACGGTTGATCATCTGTTTATTCATTGCTCTTTCTTCCACATGGTTTGGTAAGAAATTTTATCCTCTTTCCATGTTTATTGGGCTCTCCCAAATTCTACGGATCGATTGATTTCAGCCTGGTAGGGAGCGTCTCTAAGCAAAAACAGATCCACGGTTTGGAGAATGGCCCTGCTGGCAGTGTGGTGGgcggtttgggaagaaagaaatgggagatgttttaAGGATATTTCTAAGCCAGTACATTCCATTGTCAAAAGAGTTTATCAGTTCATTACAGAATGAGCCTGTTTTATAGTCAAGCTAAAGCTATGTAAACTGTCTCATTTGGGTGGGTAAGGGGTCGCTATCTCAGCGTGCCCTTTCCCCCTCCTTTTCTCTTAATGAAATCGTTCTCTGTTAtttatcaaaaaataaataaaaatgaatgcaAATGATTACATGTTATGCACTCAAAGAAAGTCGAGTGGCTTTCGTTAATCTGGGGTCATTTCATTCCAGTTAGTGGTTTGACATAGGCCTTTAATTACATCTCTAGGGAAAACCCTTGATTGAAAGGTAAAACTAGAGTGGAGCGCCCTATGACATAGCCTCGTCTTCAAAGTTTCTAAAACCAAGAAAGTTGTGGTTGGCTTGGCGTACACAAATGATTGTCCTGACAATACCGTGAGGGCTTATATGTCAAGGATGGGTAGGAGGTGACTCTCTAGCTCTCATCATGAGATGATGAGATCCTTTGCGCCTAGCGCAAGGATTACTGATGGGTATGCGCTTGTTTTGGGGCATAGCTATATGAGAAGCTATTGTGGGCTGTCTACGATTGTAACAGTCTCGTAGGCTAAAGGAGAACTCTGTGACTGGTGCAAAGCTCGATTCATTTAGTGCACGGTGCTTGGTGTTAGGCCTTCTAAGGTTCTGGCTTGTGGCACAGAGCTCCTCCCTTCATTGGGTCCCCAATGCATGGCACAAGGATTCCCAATGGTAGGGGTGGAAGGTTCAGGCATATGAGGTTCACCTTATGAGTGTCGGCTTCCATCCAACCCTTTTGATTCATTGGTCTCTAATTCTCAGTCTCTCATTACCCCTTAAAATGAGTGCCTTGTGGGTATTTATAGGTATGTGAGTCTGAGATTCCCGACACCTGCTCTTTGCGCTTGTTTTGGCAGCTTGGCATGGAGGTCTCTCTGTTGGACGCAGATGGCTCTGCATGTGGCGCATGGTTTTCTTCCCTTTTGTAGGGAAGTGATGATGTCAATTTCAGCACAGTGTTGTTGGAGTTGAGATGGTGTGGCACAAAGGTGCCTTTGGATTCGTGGGGGCTCGTTTTGGCTAAGTACCAAAATTCATGTGTCAACAGAACCTTACACATAAATGGAAGTTTGTCCTTTGAACAACCAAGTAATAGAACCTAATGCATTTAGAATTTACTATGTTTTTGTGACCAGAATAGGTGTCGGCCCAAATTGCCACTCTGCCCAATTCTTCCATTTGTTGCATTGAGCTTGCTTGCCATTTGTGCCAACTTTTCACAGTCCGAAATCCAAGTACCCGAGTAAGGCTACTCAAGACCTGAATCCCAAGCACGTGATCtagattatttaatttttattacatCAAGTATACTAATTTTAATCCAATTAAACATCATCCACACTCGACTGGAAATTATCGCCGAACTTAAAATTAAATGATCATGCCATGCTCACTACGCAAGTCATTACTCTTAAAATACTTGTTCAATTACATTGAAATTTAAATTCCGAACTAATTCCCAAGTAACTAAAGGAACATCTAATAATGAAGGCCTGCTTGCTCATAGTACTCCAACTTAGCACCTGTACCGGTTCAATGGACTTTCTCAATTCTGCTCAATGCAGAATGGGGTTTCTGCAAGTTTCAACCATTACTACATTATTAACTATTTGATGCAGGggcatgtgatgacctaatcctagatgcatgtataattaggttaaagaatgttcaagtaAATACACGAATCAACTAACCCTtttcaatcaaagggattaggtaaatttcaacacaaagatgaggtcattccgtcaagatcatgccccttagcataaaatcgcgtaaacagtaaaaagggaggacctagggatatgaggatattccAGATCTAGGATAAGTCAGTCCACGGTTAAGTTTGGatttgattctactgactaaccatccctcttttccgttcaaactagaaaggagATATCTAGAGATGAACGAAtggggtgaagaatgaagggttcaagatgaagaaagtacgggtccttttgtcgtcaaaagaaaaggaggaggatTTTTACCTTTTCCTACACCTTGAAGATTTAGAaaaaaggaaacctgaaatcggggtggaatccttaacacccaagggccaattcTGAAATCCTAATAATCTCTTGAAAAAGAGGAAGGAAAAATACGAATTTCTAtacattcaataataatgaaaatagggtttctcataaCGTATTTATAAGCTATGGAAacagtaaaagtgcactaaagcccctgaaaacaagaaaaataacgaAAAAAATAAAGACGaaaaaagaaagtgcaataaagcccttgaaataagaaaaaagaacaaaaacaccTAAAAGTAAAACACCCGTGTGTCAGGGTGTGGTCATGCCACTCCTGCACTCATAGCGCATTAGAAAATGGGTCTGATGGACTccacgtccatccacatcaactcctctgctccagtactctgtcggcgacacctcctcctctggtacactttaaagggtgcaccactgatgtccgcatcactaTTTAAAGTGGGTTCCATTCTAAATGGGGCATTGTTGCCACTAGTGCAATTCCCAACAACCCATTAAAACATTATTAGATATAAATTGCATGAGTTTTCATGTAGATGGTTTtggtggaaaaaagaaaaagacgaaGCCTAGAACATGTTCAAGCTCCATATTTATCCATACAGCATCTTTTGTTCCATTTCTGGCAATCTAGGATATAAAATAGCATCTCAAGGTTGCAACTTCAAgcgccatttcttgaagcaaagTAAGGGTGTGTCCATGTTCTTTTATAGAGTTTTATCTAAAAGCAATTCATGCAAACTGTGAACTTGATGGTCTTCTTATCctcctctgtttttctttttctttttccttttattttttaaatctgaaATTTTCTTCAGCTTGATGGTCTTCCATATTAGAAGCAACAAAAACTATTCTCTTCCAGGAGGTATTACAATGTCTTGATGCATCAGAATCATACAAGTTGGGTCCATGGTTCTGTTATCCAGGCCATTGATCTCATGGCCCCCATGGTGGATGATGGGTGCCCtgagatcctaaccatccagtctTCGGCCTTCTTTTCCAGATTGTTGTTGCATCTTTCTTATCTATTTGTAACCCTGACCAAGGATCTCTGAATCCAAGTGTTCCTCGTTAATGGTTGGGGCCcataagatcaatggtctggattgccaaaACATGAATCTTCTTATGCAGATTGGGTACATTAGGGCTCTTTGCATCCAGATGTATCATGACCCAATAATTCTTCATCTTCCGGATGCTTTCTGGGGACAGTTTAGAAACATGCAAACAATTTTAAGTGATATATGTGGTTTATGCAACTTCTGTCTGCTGAACAGCCAAAATATTATGGTGGCGATCATGATAGAATGCTGGAGATATTGATCGGATGCAAAAGATCAGGTTGCACTTTTCTCGTAGGCGGTCGCAACGTTGATGGGGTTTTCAAGGTGCGTCAGTGTTGTCCATTGGTGCTTGCACTGTTGTACATGGCACAAATTCTACTTGTCACAGGAAACATTTATATTGTGTTTTCTATGGCATGTTCCAGGTTCTTGAAGATTTCGACATTCCAGAAGAGTTAAAGGACATGTTTATTTCAATACCAAAGGAGGCGTTTCGCGTGGATATATCATCGACGGAAATACGGAAAAGCCAGGGAATGTAAACACCTTGGAAGAAAGCTTTACTTGCAGACACCCGTCTCCAAGCACCAAACAGAAGCTCCCCACATGTGCGGAAGGCGGCATGTGAagaagatccaggccattcattggGTGAGCCCCATGCTGAATGCACCCTAGCCCAAAAATGGACTGCTTGAAGAGAAAAAAGCAATTGTCCCCTTTTTGTCGGCCCAACTGATGAATTGACTGGGATGATTTCTGGGCCAAGGCACATTCACCATCAGGCCTgtctgatggatggcctggatcttgcacatgtCTACCACTTTGGGCTTGTGTTGTTTGTGTTTGCTGATTGTGGATGCTGAGACTGCAAGCAGTTCTTCCGTGACACCTTAGTTATGGAAATGCAAGTATTGATAAGATGACTTTGAGTATTCAGACAGGCGACTTATATTGGTATGCCACTCCTGAAAATGACATGTATACTCAAATGGATTATGCATGGGCATGGACACGCACGACCCCATGTTTTAGCATGTCATTTTGCATGATGGGTGGACATTAGGGCTGCAACTTGAGTTCGGGTCAACCAGAACCCAACAGACCCAACCCTGAGTTctagttgggttgggttgtcaaggtcctcaggtTGGGTTCATGTTGAAAAAAGGCATCCTGCTTTGAACtcaggttgggttcgggttgagcTAATTTGGGTCGGGCTGGGAGGAATCGCATTCGCTTGGGTCTGGTCAGGTTGGGTTGAGAGTCGAGTATAGAGGACCTTAGTCGGGTTGTTTACGGGCTGGGCACCTCAGGTCGGAATTCCGGTGAGGTTGGGTTGCTGGTTAGGTCCTCTTaaggttgggttgggctcgggttgagaaAACAACCCAAGTTGCATCCCTAGCAGACATCTTCCCCCATATGTTACAGGTCAGTGGTCTATGTTGGGCGTGCCAGATCACCCATGCAATTACAGGGAAATGATATCATTGCGGATGGCACATGATTCCAAAGACGATCATAAGATTACACATGGTTCCAAAACCACTCCTGTTGGATGATCATAAGATTGCTTCTTCTGCCCTTTCCAAATCTTAGAGTTTACCATTGGCCATGTTTTGTTTTCTACCACAGGTTTGAAGGAAGGTCactggttggatggcttggatcatacaattagagttgtacacaagaaCCCGAGTCCAGcaagctcggcttggttcggccaGCAGGCTAcaccagcttgaactcggcttggcttggtccaGGCTCGAGCCGAGCTTGAGCTCAATCTTTTGAGCTGAGTTTGAATTTGACCCTACAAGCTGAGTTCGAGATTagattctagggtttttaatataaatattataatatttataatatataatatgtaatatatttaaatatataaatatttatattaagtgaatccGATCCGAGTTGAATCGATTCGAACAAGTCAAGTTCCAAGTCGAGTTCGGACTCagacttgaaatttttttgagataaaaaaatcagcttggttCAGCTCGAACCAAGTAGAATGACTcttttttgagtcaagttgagCAAGTTAACCGAGCAATCTCGGTTCAAGTACAGCTCTACATACAATTAGTGTGGCTTTTAAAACACTTTCCATCCAATGGTAGATAATGGATGGACCTCCTTGATTTATATGCATGTGTGCTGCGATGGGTCTAACATTTCCGAACAGGCTCTACATGTTATCATTTAGATTAATAATAGCTACCCTGAATTCTCGCCCAGTTAGTAAAAGAATTCAACCCTTTAAAAGGGCTAGGGAAGGTCCAAAAGAGGTAGCAATAAAAGATGTAAAAGGGTATGCTTCTATCATGTCTGGCTCTTGATAGGGTGGGATAGCAGAACATGATTAACGTAGCTGACTAAAAATTGGGAAACggtgtagatgatgatgatgatagctaACCCCATTTGGGTTTTTTAGCCTGGCCCAGTTTGGGCTGTGGGTGGACTGAAATATTGAGCCCGTGTGCCCGGACCTGAATTTTTGCCCATTGATTAATCAAGCGGCTCTATCTTTTTCTTGCCCTGGCCCATTAGGGTTAAAGACATTTACTTGATGAACAGCCCAAATCTTACTCCTAGGCCTAGGCCTTGGCTTGGCCAAAAAGCTTTGGCCTTGATTCAACAAGGCCTTGGCTAATAAAAAAGAAGGTGGTAAAATaaagttaaaattaaaaatatactgGTTTATTGAATTTATCTTTTTAGGTGGTTTCATTTTATTAAAGGCCAAAAAATAGGCGACTTTTCGTAAAAGTACCTTCAAGTTACTGTAGGCCACGCGTATAATTTATAAGCGCCTatttatcaaccatcacactatgAAGGAATCGAATCAAGTAGAGAATTGGGAATTACCAAAGgtttgagctgtgtggggcccaccaagatgtgtaaATGcaaaatctaacccatccattagtTGCGACCCCCCATGTTAGGTCCATCTCGCCCAAAATTCATCCTGATCTATAACCCATGTAGACTATACCCATGTTGTTTATATGCTAATCAAACCATTACTTAGGTTTGCCAGACAAGGATGAACAGACGAATAAAAACTCTTACAAAACACAGGAGGGCCACCACCTGAATATATAGGTTTTAAATGTGATTGTGTATTGCTCCGTGttttggctcacttgagttttggatcagatgaTCCTTGGAATGTATaatgaaaatgagaatttaaaccagatgcacggtttggattcgaCGTAAACATCAcgattgggcctcacatgcattggTGTTTTAGAAAGCAGTGAACCAGGTCGTCAAGTAATTTTTTATGTTAGCAGAATATGGTGGGTCTCCTGATGAGTGGACTTGCCTATTTTTGGAGTAGGTGATCTTCCTGGGGAGGCCCACTGTTTGAAAGGCTCAGATGTACTCACCTAATACATTGGCACTTGTGAGAGCCGACGGATAGTTCTTCCTATTGGCGATACTCAACAATCCAAACTTAGGTTGTAGTACTTGTATTACCAAAAGCTCAAAGAAAAGGTGTATGCATTAGAGATTATAGAGGTATAGCATCTATTCAGTGGGAAATGTTACATCAGATATTAAACCAATGTGGACCGCCTGATGTGTGGATTAGCCTGACTTTTGAGCTAGGTGACTTAAAGGTGTGGCCAACCTTTTTCTCGGGATCAGATGCTGTAGGCCATGTGACAGATTATCACGCTTGCATTCGTTGCATTTGAAGCTAACCGGCATTGAGTTAGTGAACGTCCTAGTCTGGTAATACAAGGTACGACTATGTACTCTTTTGTTACTAGAAGCCGTACGACTTTATTTATAGAAGAGAGAagctttgatgctctggcagaaagtgatggatgatacacaggctaCATAGAAATTACAGTGTactagtaattcaaattaaactgtcaaaGAAATGGGTTCCACTTCAAAGTTtttatgaaccaaaaattatgcttatttgattatttgtggacatttatttaACGGTTCAagttgaaaaatatccaatggtccatgATTTAGAGATAGGATCGTTCAACagatctgatttttgggaccgTGACTGAGGCAGTCAGTTCCTCCATTTAGCCTGTTTGATTTGAATGAATTTATGCCAAGTGTATGATTTTTGAGTGCCAGAGTGTCATGCATCATACCCCGCAagaatatcaaataactccctttgCAGGATTTGAGTGGGGCACGTGTTGGTGTAAGAGATGAGTCCCCTGCAAAGTACGTTTAAAAGTTGTTTGATGCTTGCACATCTAACAACAACACATTGACCGAACCCAGCCGAACGTGGCACAATCAAATTCCAACATGTCATGTCACTAGGAATATTCCTAGTGACTTAATACGGGCAATAGATGCCTATTACATGTGGTGCGAAGTTAGGTGGGGGctatcatgatatttgtgataacTCCaccttgaccatccatttttccaccttatattagagcatgagtccaaaaaatgaagtagatctatgattcaagtgggccacacaataagaaacggtgggattgaatgcctgccgcTAAAACATTTGTGAGGCTACAGAAGTTCTTTTTAACGGTTTgaatggcagataaacatcatttggcccacttgaattttggatacgTCTCATTTTGGGGCTCATACCTTAACAAGCTAGAGCAGATGgctggtgtggatttctcacaaaaatcatcgGTGGGCCACGCCTGGCTTCCACCACATAAACTTGATGTGGGTGGGTAGTGGCCGGTTGGGTACTGTGGGGCTATTGGGATGTACTTGTcttatccgcgccgtccatcatTTTAACGATCTTATTTTTAAGGGCATGACTCAAAATTTAAGCatgtccaaaattcaagtggaccccatcacaggaaacagtgttaattgaatgccTATCCCTGAAAGCATCTCAGGTTCgcagaagctttgaatcaagatgatatttgtattttccattaatTCATGTCTTAATgacctatgaaggtttcaacggtgatgacaaataaatatcactgtgagcccctatgaaggtttcaacggtatacatcaatatccccaccgtttcctgccatgtggttcacttaaactttggatgttctttaatttttttttaataccctaaaatgtgctgctaaaacggatgaacggcttggataaggCAGATAtttcatggtaggcccaacagagtttactcccTACGCTGCACCGTACTAAAATACTCATCACGCAGTCAGCTTTCGTCGGtcgcaggcaatccgcatccccaGGCAT
Protein-coding regions in this window:
- the LOC131234843 gene encoding uncharacterized protein LOC131234843 isoform X2 — translated: MTDGWIRAIVEAVHSSPTQAVIYLAGGASQAVGWLLSAPGASNTVLEAVVPYSKISLSQLLGKIPTQFTSQQTVEEMALVAYNRALKLSRPGFPVVGVGFTGSLASVPLKRGNHRFYLSTRTSDRLWVSNVTLSKGLRTREEEDTISSRLLLKAVADACKVSATFVSELTDSEVPDEHEMLFNEDQELQQLIDGQICMKVYSFSNETNASSSERKIILSGSFNPLHDGHLKLLEVASSICGDGLPCFEISAINADKPPLTVSQIKDRVKQFEKTGKTVIISNQPYFYKKAELFPGSAFVIGADTVARLINLGMEVSLLDADGSACGAWFSSLL
- the LOC131234843 gene encoding uncharacterized protein LOC131234843 isoform X1; the protein is MTDGWIRAIVEAVHSSPTQAVIYLAGGASQAVGWLLSAPGASNTVLEAVVPYSKISLSQLLGKIPTQFTSQQTVEEMALVAYNRALKLSRPGFPVVGVGFTGSLASVPLKRGNHRFYLSTRTSDRLWVSNVTLSKGLRTREEEDTISSRLLLKAVADACKVSATFVSELTDSEVPDEHEMLFNEDQELQQLIDGQICMKVYSFSNETNASSSERKIILSGSFNPLHDGHLKLLEVASSICGDGLPCFEISAINADKPPLTVSQIKDRVKQFEKTGKTVIISNQPYFYKKAELFPGSAFVIGADTVARLINPKYYGGDHDRMLEILIGCKRSGCTFLVGGRNVDGVFKVLEDFDIPEELKDMFISIPKEAFRVDISSTEIRKSQGM